One stretch of Miscanthus floridulus cultivar M001 chromosome 18, ASM1932011v1, whole genome shotgun sequence DNA includes these proteins:
- the LOC136520850 gene encoding uncharacterized protein isoform X2, giving the protein MFVTTLKALSEGVSKIDTMYHHALLHNIFTMCVWYLNSYTRAALLDLITRLAAVADQYLRECLQMLVNNFTPPGPLIRYIEEPRWCAKKEEIYSQLQASLKRISDTVPLAPRMLKDIIDRSMPKLFDNKAKMVSFVECMLGLDADVWDIIGPSLLEKVVYLLTELDVNITWEDILQDEHNKGIFDMELEDLDEDEDNLGQEGTKVFFGGNVCAEKLDGLMVVVCEHLKSRAEEPDRLIKEFNTLKAIFKSHVLRVHKSKFAQFIMFYACSLYPEICGDGFAVFLADIFIDKDKKEDAITRMSAVSYVGSYLSRARFISVNKVVAVLKRLVEWCGDYCGCQLDKGVTANPIKHQLFYASCQAVMYVLCFRLRSIMDYPNLKLQLFQMRIQNILAHPLEPLKVCLPSIVIEFLRQARAASLFHASVNSTHEDAVESDLSKAFGGLNRLDMFFPFDPYLLKESDRYIRPNFEFWSLVKTTYSNNNSDEDDDELADIDAPGMNVGSLDDHFEIDFNDDDDIEYSMNKMSITPHRTFYHPLATNSEFSSMPARIRPSVSPPS; this is encoded by the exons ATGTTTGTT ACTACTTTGAAGGCACTATCTGAAGGAGTATCCAAGATAGACACCATGTATCATCACGCACTTCTACACAAT ATATTTACCATGTGCGTCTGGTACTTAAACAGCTACACAAGGGCAGCGCTTTTAGATTTAATAACCAGATTG GCTGCTGTGGCAGACCAGTACCTCAGAGAATGTTTGCAGATGCTTGTGAATAATTTCACTCCACCTGGACCACTTATTCGTTACATTGAGGAGCCAAGGTGGTGTGCAAAGAAGGAAGAAATCTACTCTCAGTTGCAAGCGAGTTTGAAAAGGATTTCTGACACTGTGCCCTTAGCACCAAGGATGTTAAAGGATATAATAGATAGGAGTATGCCAAAGTTGTTTGATAACAAAGCT AAGATGGTATCATTTGTCGAGTGCATGTTGGGTCTTGATGCTGACGTTTGGGACATCATTGGACCATCATTGTTGGAGAAAGTTGTTTATCTACTTACGGAATTGGAT GTTAATATAACATGGGAAGATATTCTTCAAGATGAACACAACAAAGGTATATTTGACATGGAGcttgaggatttggatgaggatGAAGATAACCTTGGTCAAGAAGGAACAAAG GTCTTTTTTGGAGGAAATGTGTGTGCCGAGAAACTTGATGGTTTAATGGTGGTTGTGTGCGAGCACCTCAAGTCACGCGCAGAAGAACCTGATCGCCTAATTAAG GAATTTAACACTTTGAAGGCTATATTTAAATCACATGTGCTAAGGGTGCACAAATCCAAATTTGCACAG TTTATCATGTTTTATGCTTGTTCCCTGTATCCAGAGATCTGCGGTGATGGGTTTGCTGTTTTTCTTGCCGATATTTTTATTGACAAGGACAAAAAGGAGGATGCAATAACTAG AATGTCTGCAGTTTCATATGTTGGAAGCTATCTGTCCCGGGCAAGGTTCATTTCCGTAAATAAAGTTGTTGCTGTACTCAAAAG GTTAGTGGAGTGGTGTGGGGACTATTGTGGCTGTCAGCTGGACAAAGGGGTGACAGCCAATCCTATAAAACATCAACTATTTTATGCTAGCTGCCAG GCTGTGATGTATGTCCTATGCTTTCGGTTAAGATCTATTATGGACTACCCAAATCTTaaactacaactttttcaaatgcgAATCCAAAATATCTTGGCCCACCCATTGGAGCCATTAAAG GTGTGCTTGCCTTCAATAGTGATTGAGTTCTTGAGACAGGCTAGGGCTGCAAGTCTGTTCCATGCATCTGTGAATTCAACACATGAAGATGCAGTTGAATCTGATCTATCGAAGGCATTTGGAGGACTTAATAGGCTTGACATGTTCTTCCCATTTGACCCATATCTGCTTAAAGAGTCTGACAG ATATATACGCCCAAATTTTGAGTTCTGGTCCTTGGTCAAGACGACATACAGTAACAACAAcagcgacgaggacgacgacgagcttGCCGACATTGACGCACCCGGAATGAATGTGGGCAGCTTGGATGATCACTTTGAAATAGATTTTAACGATGACGATGACATTGAGTATTCGATGAATAAGATGTCCATAACACCGCACCGCACGTTCTACCATCCACTGGCTACAAACAGTGAGTTCAGCAGCATGCCTGCGAGGATCAGACCTTCAGTGAGCCCTCCATCATAG
- the LOC136520850 gene encoding uncharacterized protein isoform X1, protein MGAEQGYDDMEVTSDSEAFNYVGGVLQSVRKDPFLIDLRDKDRYDFLLGLVDPTKKRSSDEEAMFVTTLKALSEGVSKIDTMYHHALLHNIFTMCVWYLNSYTRAALLDLITRLAAVADQYLRECLQMLVNNFTPPGPLIRYIEEPRWCAKKEEIYSQLQASLKRISDTVPLAPRMLKDIIDRSMPKLFDNKAKMVSFVECMLGLDADVWDIIGPSLLEKVVYLLTELDVNITWEDILQDEHNKGIFDMELEDLDEDEDNLGQEGTKVFFGGNVCAEKLDGLMVVVCEHLKSRAEEPDRLIKEFNTLKAIFKSHVLRVHKSKFAQFIMFYACSLYPEICGDGFAVFLADIFIDKDKKEDAITRMSAVSYVGSYLSRARFISVNKVVAVLKRLVEWCGDYCGCQLDKGVTANPIKHQLFYASCQAVMYVLCFRLRSIMDYPNLKLQLFQMRIQNILAHPLEPLKVCLPSIVIEFLRQARAASLFHASVNSTHEDAVESDLSKAFGGLNRLDMFFPFDPYLLKESDRYIRPNFEFWSLVKTTYSNNNSDEDDDELADIDAPGMNVGSLDDHFEIDFNDDDDIEYSMNKMSITPHRTFYHPLATNSEFSSMPARIRPSVSPPS, encoded by the exons ATGGGGGCGGAACAGGGCTACGACGATATGGAGGTGACCAGCGACTCTGAGGCGTTCAACTATGTCGGGGGGGTGCTGCAGTCCGTGCGGAAG GATCCATTTTTAATTGACCTAAGGGACAAAGATCGATATGATTTCCTGCTAGGCCTTGTAGACCCTACCAAGAAACGGAGTAGTGATGAGGAGGCTATGTTTGTT ACTACTTTGAAGGCACTATCTGAAGGAGTATCCAAGATAGACACCATGTATCATCACGCACTTCTACACAAT ATATTTACCATGTGCGTCTGGTACTTAAACAGCTACACAAGGGCAGCGCTTTTAGATTTAATAACCAGATTG GCTGCTGTGGCAGACCAGTACCTCAGAGAATGTTTGCAGATGCTTGTGAATAATTTCACTCCACCTGGACCACTTATTCGTTACATTGAGGAGCCAAGGTGGTGTGCAAAGAAGGAAGAAATCTACTCTCAGTTGCAAGCGAGTTTGAAAAGGATTTCTGACACTGTGCCCTTAGCACCAAGGATGTTAAAGGATATAATAGATAGGAGTATGCCAAAGTTGTTTGATAACAAAGCT AAGATGGTATCATTTGTCGAGTGCATGTTGGGTCTTGATGCTGACGTTTGGGACATCATTGGACCATCATTGTTGGAGAAAGTTGTTTATCTACTTACGGAATTGGAT GTTAATATAACATGGGAAGATATTCTTCAAGATGAACACAACAAAGGTATATTTGACATGGAGcttgaggatttggatgaggatGAAGATAACCTTGGTCAAGAAGGAACAAAG GTCTTTTTTGGAGGAAATGTGTGTGCCGAGAAACTTGATGGTTTAATGGTGGTTGTGTGCGAGCACCTCAAGTCACGCGCAGAAGAACCTGATCGCCTAATTAAG GAATTTAACACTTTGAAGGCTATATTTAAATCACATGTGCTAAGGGTGCACAAATCCAAATTTGCACAG TTTATCATGTTTTATGCTTGTTCCCTGTATCCAGAGATCTGCGGTGATGGGTTTGCTGTTTTTCTTGCCGATATTTTTATTGACAAGGACAAAAAGGAGGATGCAATAACTAG AATGTCTGCAGTTTCATATGTTGGAAGCTATCTGTCCCGGGCAAGGTTCATTTCCGTAAATAAAGTTGTTGCTGTACTCAAAAG GTTAGTGGAGTGGTGTGGGGACTATTGTGGCTGTCAGCTGGACAAAGGGGTGACAGCCAATCCTATAAAACATCAACTATTTTATGCTAGCTGCCAG GCTGTGATGTATGTCCTATGCTTTCGGTTAAGATCTATTATGGACTACCCAAATCTTaaactacaactttttcaaatgcgAATCCAAAATATCTTGGCCCACCCATTGGAGCCATTAAAG GTGTGCTTGCCTTCAATAGTGATTGAGTTCTTGAGACAGGCTAGGGCTGCAAGTCTGTTCCATGCATCTGTGAATTCAACACATGAAGATGCAGTTGAATCTGATCTATCGAAGGCATTTGGAGGACTTAATAGGCTTGACATGTTCTTCCCATTTGACCCATATCTGCTTAAAGAGTCTGACAG ATATATACGCCCAAATTTTGAGTTCTGGTCCTTGGTCAAGACGACATACAGTAACAACAAcagcgacgaggacgacgacgagcttGCCGACATTGACGCACCCGGAATGAATGTGGGCAGCTTGGATGATCACTTTGAAATAGATTTTAACGATGACGATGACATTGAGTATTCGATGAATAAGATGTCCATAACACCGCACCGCACGTTCTACCATCCACTGGCTACAAACAGTGAGTTCAGCAGCATGCCTGCGAGGATCAGACCTTCAGTGAGCCCTCCATCATAG
- the LOC136522524 gene encoding cysteine proteinase COT44-like translates to MHPLHPARSPAPTAMAATMLAVALAVALAAVDVSAAPRSIHSAAPWERVDEEVRQLYEAWKSKHPPWPPRGNDDDLLRLEVFRDNLRYIDAHNAEADLGLHGFRLGLTPFADLTLEEFRGRVLGFQQSRRNDTTADDAADGRSTRFDLHSAGEPQPVPAAVDWRKSGAVTSVRNQGACGGCWAFSAVAAMEGINKIVTGKLVELSEQELIDCDHKSHGCSGGRMDYSFQWVISNGGIDTEADYPFTGRDGTCDANKIKKKVVSISSYKRVLPANNEKALQAAVANQPVSVAIEAGGRSFQLYKSGVFDGVCGTKLDHGVTAVGYGSENDKDYWIVKNSWGTRWGEAGYIRMRRNVAAPTGKCGIAMDTYYPVKNHPRAYRTAQSVLELEMVLA, encoded by the exons ATGCATCCCTTGCACCCAGCACGCTCCCCTGCGCCCACGGCGATGGCGGCCACAATGCTCGCGGTGGCATTGGCCGTGGCACTGGCCGCCGTCGACGTCTCCGCTGCGCCCCGCAGCATCCACTCGGCGGCGCCGTGGGAGCGGGTGGACGAGGAGGTGCGGCAGCTGTACGAGGCGTGGAAGTCAAAGCACCCGCCGTGGCCGCCGCGCGGCAACGACGACGACCTCCTGCGGCTGGAGGTGTTCCGCGACAACCTCCGCTACATCGACGCCCACAACGCCGAGGCCGACCTGGGGCTCCACGGCTTCCGCCTCGGCCTCACCCCCTTCGCCGACCTCACCCTGGAGGAGTTCCGCGGCCGCGTCCTCGGCTTCCAGCAGAGCCGCCGCAACGACACGACGGCAGACGACGCCGCCGACGGGCGGAGCACCCGCTTCGACCTGCACAGCGCTGGCGAGCCGCAGCCCGTCCCAGCCGCCGTCGACTGGCGCAAGAGCGGCGCCGTCACCAGCGTCAGGAACCAAGGCGCATGCG GTGGGTGCTGGGCATTCTCGGCAGTGGCGGCAATGGAGGGCATCAACAAGATCGTTACAGGTAAGCTCGTGGAGTTGTCGGAGCAGGAGCTGATCGACTGCGATCACAAGAGCCATGGCTGCAGCGGCGGACGCATGGATTACTCTTTCCAGTGGGTTATCAGCAATGGCGGGATCGACACCGAGGCCGACTACCCCTTCACCGGACGTGACGGCACTTGTGATGCCAACAAG ATAAAGAAGAAGGTTGTGTCCATAAGTTCGTACAAGAGGGTGTTGCCAGCCAACAATGAGAAGGCGTTACAGGCGGCGGTGGCCAATCAGCCTGTTAGCGTCGCCATCGAGGCTGGCGGCCGTTCATTCCAGCTCTATAAATcg GGTGTCTTCGACGGCGTATGCGGGACGAAGCTAGACCACGGCGTCACAGCGGTGGGCTATGGCAGCGAGAATGACAAGGATTACTGGATCGTGAAGAACTCGTGGGGCACCAGATGGGGCGAGGCCGGCTACATCCGCATGAGGCGCAACGTGGCCGCGCCCACGGGCAAGTGCGGCATCGCCATGGATACCTACTACCCGGTCAAGAATCACCCCAGGGCGTACAGGACTGCACAGTCTGTGCTGGAGCTAGAGATGGTTCTGGCGTAA